TGTCGGGAAAAAGCGCCGCATAAACCAGGGTTGGTCCAGGGCGATATTCGGTTCAATAATAAAAAGAAATGCCGGCAATAATACCAGGGTTACTATAAATTCATTGACAGTGAAAAGTTTTTTTCGTAATCCCAGTAAAATAATAAAAATAAAGATAAAGTAAAAATAAAAAGCAAAATTTTCAAATACATACTGGGTCCGATAAACAGTCCATGTTAATTCACCTGAATTTTCAAAAGCCAAAAATATCAACTCAAATATAACTATCGATGAAATAATCAGATAAAACAGTAATCTATTAAAATCAATCCTTTTATAAAACTTAATCAAGGCAAATATCAATCCACCGACTAATAAAACAGATAATAATAGGATTGCAGTATTTTTGTATATATAATCAAAGCCTTCTATAACGTCCAAAGCCTGGGTCATGATATATCCGGCCTCGTAATACATGACGTAAAAATAGAAAATTACCAGATTCAAAACGGTGATTCCCGCCCCGAGCCAGATGGATAATCTGTTATTTACAAATTCTTTTCTATATTTGTAAAGAATCAAATAAACTGCCACAACCAAATACACGGCAAAAAATATCAAACCTTCCGGCCTTGTTAATGTTAATAGCGAAAATGGAATTAACCCACCCATTATATATTTTGGGTTTCTTTTTTTAACGGCAAGTACCGCTAGCCACACTCCAAGCCAGATAAAAAATATCGAGATATTTTCAACATTGGTTCTTTTCGGAAACCAGAAAAACACATAGGTAGAAAGCAAAAATATCAGCGCGATCAGCGATGCCTTTCCACCTGCCAGCTCTTTCACCAAGAAGTAAAATATACCGAAAGTAAGTAACATCAGTAAAACATTTGCCCACAACAAAAATTGTAATCCGCCAAACATATGATATACAGCTAAATACCCGGTATAGGTAGGTAAAAACTGGGATGTAAATTTGTCACCGTCCAGATTTCTGACGCCATGCACCGGGCGCGTAAAATAATCCTCCCATACCAAAGACCCGGACTGCGTCAGTCTGTCCGCTGAATAGATATAACTCAAATCATCCCTGGCCGTCGGTATATCATGATGAAAATATCCGGCTATCAAACTGAAAAGCAGGATAATAAAAAAAGAAACTATTGCGGTTTTATTCTTCTGTTCTTTTTTCGGTGCTAATACAGTCCTTAGCAGGTAATAAGCTGATAGAGCAATAAACATAACTGATACTACTGCGACCGGAATCTTTGAAAAAAAGCCGAAAACTGCTAAAGCTAAAATTGCCGATAAATATATGGCAAAGGCAAAACAGATTCTAAGAAATGATTTTTCTAACTGCATAGGCTAACTGAAAAAAAGGCGTATATATCAATTTGATTATATAATAACATTTTTCGCTGATGCTGTAATACCGCTGAACGATTTTGCACCGCGCCCTTGCTTTGTACAATATTTTTTTAAATAATCCTAAGTTAATACTTATTTTAGAGTTCAATTGTTCTTTATGAACAATCGTCATATTACTAACAACACCGAGTTGATAACCCGCCCGCAAAGCGCGCAGGCTGAAATCCAAATCCTCACCGTACATAAAAAATGATTCATCAATCAGACCGATTTTCTGAAAGACATCTTTCTTGATAAACAGCGCACAGGCCGGGAGCCAATCAGCAGTGATATTTTTATCAATTTTCTCAAGCGCGGATTTTTTATTGATGTGCTCCCCTACCTTCGTTGTCGGGTGACTTAAAATATCCTTTCCACGAAACAGCTTTGAACCGGCAAACCATACTTTATCGCTGTCCGGATACTGAATGATCGGCGATGCCAGGCCGACGTTAACATTATCTTCTAAATACTGCACCCCGCTTTTTACAAAGTTATCTGATACTTCGGTGTCCTGGTTCAGTAGCACCACATAATCAGCACCAAGCGATAATGCCTTGTTAATCCCGATATTATTGCCTTTCGCAAAACCCTGATTATTATCATTTTCTATCAGGATAACGTCTTTAAAGTTTTCTTTGATTATCTCCCTGGTCCGGTCTTCTGATTTATTATCTACCACTATCACACCAAATCCTGATTCAGTTTGTTGATACACTGAATTCAAACAATCTTGAATGAACTTTTGACCATTCCATGTAACAATTATAATAAACAGCTTTTTAGGCATTCTTTTTCTTTATTACTACGACCATATATCCGCCGAAGCGCTTCATAAATGAACCAGCCATCATTTTTTCCAAAGACATGGAAATAGGGTTGGTAGACAATTTCTGCCCCATCGCCAAAACTTTTATTCCGCAATAATCCACAATCTCCCATCCTTCCGGCAGATAAGACTTTATTTTGTTGAGGCTGTCGTAACGGATATAGACATCCCTTTTTTTCACCACATTGTAAATCAGATTCGTCAGTTTTTTCATGCTGTAAGGGTTATAGAATTCCAAAATGAGTGTTCCGTCATCTTTGACAATCCTGACCGCCTCTTTGATTGTTTCCTTTATTTCCGGTATATGCGCCAGTACTTTAAAAGAATAAACAACATCAAAAGTTTTGTCATTGAACGGAATGGATTTGGCATTTGCCACTTGTACCTGCAAACCCTTCTCCTTTGCCCTTTCCAACATTCCGGGTGACAAATCAATTCCATTTGCGATATGCGCGAATTTATTTACCTCATTTAAAATAATTCCGGTACCGCACCCGATTTCCAGTACATTTTTATCCTTGCCGTATTTTTCCACGATCTCCACCTCTTTTTTGTTGATCATTTCATAATACCCGCTAATGCGCTCATCGTCATACCAACTACCGTATTTGTTGTAATATTCCTCTGTCTTTTCGTAACTTTCTTTTTGATTGTTCATCCCTTTAGAAATTATTGTAAATTAATTTAATAAATCAGACTTTATTACTATCCTTGATCCCATTTTGTTTGATGAATTTCTGACGGGAATCATATAATATTCAGATATGCTTTAGTAATTTTATTAATTTCAAATTCTTTTTCTATTGTATCGCGGGCATTCCGGCCAAGCTCTAATCTTTTTTCCGGATTGTTAAGTAGGTATTCCAGTTTTTGTTTCAGATCCTCATCATCTTTTATAATATAGCCATTATACCCGTCCCGAATTAAAAACGCCAAAGACGGCGTATTGGTGCCAATTACCGGTATGGAAAGCGCCATTGCCTCCAGTGCCGCTTGTGAAACACCCAGAACCGAATATGAATCACGATATGGCAATACCAGAAGATCACAGGAAGCAATATACGGCATCAGGTTCTCCTGCCAACCAATAATCGATACTCTTGCATCTTTTTTTGCCGTTTGCTCGATTGCCGATTTCTCCGGTCCGTCGCCGCCGGAAAATATTATATCAGCATTGCTGGGATTGATTTTCAAAAATGTATTCAGCAATCGGTCTGGCCCTTTGATATTATAAAAATGTCCTACAAAGCCAATTCTTAAATCTTTTGGTTTATTAATCTTTACTTGAGTTAAGCTTTCGATATCAGCAATGCTTACAGCCGGTGGAATTATAATCGAATCCTTGCCGATTTTTTTATACTGATTGAATAAATGTTCATTGGTCGCGATGACAGATTTGAATCGCTTAAGGAACATACCGAATATTGCAGGCAAATTCTCTCTATTATAGTTTGTTGCCTGGCAAAAGACTTGATTCTTTGTTTTGATCAATGCGGAGATTAAACCAAAATACAGTACTGTTTTCAGGGGTTCAAATATTCCGCTAAAAATAATTACCGTATCCGGATTCAATTTGTTTATTTTTCTGGCTGACTGCACCGGGAATAATCCGCTAACTTTTATTATCTGATAACCGTCATGATTATAAGATGTCCTGTCATCTTCTTCTTTGTTGTAGGATACTACCGTCAGATCAACCTCATTTGCCAGATTTTTTGCCAATTGGTAAACAAAACTAGAAATACCCGAAGGTCTTTTGATCGGGTAAAAATACTTAATAATAATAGCTACTTTTTTTCTTGCCACGTTGCCTCAATTTTTACTGATTCTTTTATTCTTCTCCCATTGCTCAAATTCCTGCAGGTACAAATTGCTGACATGTTGCCAGCTGTAATTCTGTTTTGTATAATCTGAAACTTGTTCCGATAATGATTTTATATCTTCCTGGTCCAAAATATACCTTATTTTATCCTCAAAAGCCTGAGCATTCCCCGACTCCACCAAAAAACCATTATGACCTTCAATAATCGCATCGTTGATCCCCTCTATATTTGACGCCACAACCGGCAAACCCTGGATAGCCGCCTCAATCGCCACAATCCCAAAACCCTCCACGTCACCTTCCACGCGGATGTTCGGCATCACGAAAACATCGGCAGTCTGAAACAACATTTCCCTCTCTATATCCTTGACTCTGCCGACGATAAAGACTCTATTCCCTAATCCCTGGTCGTGAACGGAATGTTCTATCACTTCTCTGTTTTCACCCTCTCCGACTACCACATATATGATATTGGAAGGTAATTTTTCAACAACCTCTTCGATAAACCATTCCACACCTTTCCTCGGAATCAATCTTCCCAGAGACAATAAGACTTTTTTGTTTTCAAGCGATAAATCCAGAAACCTTTCCAGGTCTTTTTTCTGATATTTTGTACCCGGTTCCGGCTGGGCAACGCCATTTGGAATAAAGATGCATTTTTTTCTCTTTACTCCCCTTTTCACACATTCTTCAACTGTGTTCTGGCTCACCGCATAAACCCTGTCCATTTTTTTTAAAAACGGGGTGACCATTTTCTGATAACAGAATCTATTATAGGTTACATCAAGTCCATGCGCAGTTACAAAAACCGGTTTCCGCGTTATTACTTTTAATAGATATCCCAGCGGTGCGAGCAGAGAATCACACAAATAAATAATATCAACATGCCAAAACATTACCAGGCTTTTTAGAAATGCGTACGGCAAAAACCAGATCAGATGATACTGCGAATGTTTTAAAGCAATAATATGTTTATGACAATCTATATTACTGATCAGGCCGTAGCTGTAATTCTCCATGCCACCGACTTTCGGCGGATATTTTCTGGTGATAAACAGTATCTTCATTTTTGAAGGGTGTTTTTTTTGTTCCTGTATAAAATTTCCTCAAGTGTTTTCCGGTTCCAACCGATTGCCGACGCTATTAAACCCAGAACAAAAATCTGGAAGCCAAGCAAAATCAGAATAGCGGCGATAATTAAGGACTGGATATGCCCTTCTCCGCCTCTAACTGTAAAAAAGTAAAAATAAAGGAATCTCAATACCAAAAACAAGCCGGGGATGAACACAACGAACCCCATGAACGACAGGACTCTCAGTGGTTTATACACCGTGAAAACCCTCAGTATAACAAATATTGAACGGGCTAGGTGTTTAGGAATATTTTTAATCAGCCTGGATTTTCTTGTAACCTTTCGTGCTTTGATTAAAACAGACGTCACGATTAGATTATGATCTACCGCCTGAATCAATGTTTCGTGAGTATAGGTATGTTTAGAGAGAATCGATATTCTCATTGCCGCTTCCCTGGTATAAGCACGAAAACCGGAGGAGACATCAATCGTCTTTTTTATTCCGATCAGACGGGAAACACAGAAACTACCGATCAGATTGAGATACTTATTGGCAGCCGGCATATATTCTAATTTTCTGATCTCCCTGTCACCAATCACAATATCCGCTTGCTGATCCACTATCGGACGGATCAGGTCCGGAATCCGGGACTGGTTATAATGATTATCACCGTCGGTATTCACAATCACATCCGCTCCGTTTTCTAAAGCAGCTGCCATCGCATCCTGGAATGTTGCTGCCAGGCCTTTGTTTTTTTTATGAGATAATACGTAATCTGCGCCGGCACTTTTAGCTCTTTCTACCGTTCTGTCTGTTGAGCCGTCGTCCAATACTAAAACTTTTACTTCAGATATTCCCTGAATCGTGCGTGGTATCTCTTTGATAACTTCCACTATGTTTTCCTCTTCGTTGAAAGCAGGAATTGTGACAATTAACCGCATTTTTTTATCTGCCAATACTTAGATAATGAAATCCTTTTTCTTCCATTTCATCCAGTGAAAATATATTTCTGGCATCCATAATATAGGGTTTGTCCATTATTTTTTTCAACTTTAATAGATCAATTTCTTTGAATTCCGGCCATTCGGTCAGAATTATCAGCACATCTACATCCTGTGCTGTTTCCCAGACATCTTTGCAGTATTTAATTTTATCTTTAAATATGTTGCGTGCCTCATCTTGCGCCACGGGATCAAAAGCTTTTACTTTCGCTCCGTCTGCGAGAAGTTTTTCAATCACTACAATTGAAATTGCCTCCCGCATATCATCCGTTTGTGGTTTAAATGCCAGTCCCCATACACCGATTGTTTTTCCGCGGAGACTGCCGATCAGTTTTTTTGTCTTTGTAATCACGTGCCTTTTCTGTGCTTCATTTACTGATTCTACCGCTTTCAGTATAGTGAAATTATAGCCGTATTTATCGGATGCCTTAATCAAGGCCTTCACATCTTTCGGGAAACAACTTCCGCCATATCCTCCCCCAGCTGATAAAAAGGAATGTCTGCCAATTCTTTTGTCCAGTTTCATTCCTTCCGCCACAAAATCAACATCCGCTCCCACTTTTTCACAGATATTCGCCAAGCTGTTGATGAATGAGATTTGCGTGGCCAACATGGAGTTGGACGCATATTTTATCAGTTCAGCGCTTTTTACGTCTGTAAATACGATCGGTGCCTTAAATGGCCGGTATAATTCTTCCATTATTTTGTGCGCCTTGGCGTCACCGTTGCCGATTACTATCCTGTCCGGATTCATACTGTCATATACCGCTGAGCCTTCACGCAGGAATTCAGGATTTGAAACAACACTGAACTTGCCTTTGTATTTTTTTTGTATAATTCTGGTGACAATATCCCCTGTTCCGACCGGCACTGTGCTTTTATTTACCACCACTCGATAATCTTTCATATGTATGGAAATTTCTTTTGCTACCTGCTTTACATACTTCAAATCAGCCTGACCGTCTTTATCGGAAGGTGTTCCCACGGCAATAAATATAACTGTACTGTTCAATACCGCCAATTTAGTGCTGGTCGTAAAAATTATTCTTTTTTGCTTGATATTTTTCTTTACCAGTTCCGAAAGACCCGGTTCATAGATAGGAATAATGCCTTTTTTAAGATTCTCAATTCTTTTTTTATCAATATCAACGCAGGTCACAGTATTTCCTAATTCTGCAAAACAGGTTGCAGTAACAAGCCCGACGTACCCGATGCCAATTACCGATAGTTTCATAAATTTATCTGTTCGTATTAATTAAAGTAATAAACACTGATTAATGGATAGCTAATTCGTTCTTAAACCATTGGATGGTTTTCATCAAACCGTCATCAATTCCAATTTCCGGACTCCAGTTCAATTTTTTCTGCGCCAATGATATATCCGGTTTCCTTCTTACCGGATCATCCTGTGGAAGATCTTTAAATATAATTTTAGATTTCGAACCTGACAGATCAATTATTTTTTTCGCCAGATCAATAATGGTTGATTCAACCGGATTACCAAGATTCACCGGACCGCCAAAATTTTCTGAGTTCATCATTGAAATTATTCCTCTCACCATATCCGAAACAAAACAGAAACTTCTGGTCTGATCTCCCTTGCCGTAAATTGTTATATCCTCTCCTTTGAGTGCCTGAAGGATAAAATTGGAAACCACTCTCCCGTCATTGAACGCCATCTTTGGACCGTATGTATTGAATATCCTGACAATACGGATATCTGCCTTATTTTGAAACTTATATGCATACATCAGCGACTCGGAAACTCTTTTACCCTCGTCATAACAGCTTCGGGGTCCGATCGGATTGACGTTCCCCCAGTATTCTTCTTTTTGCGGATGTTCTTTCGGATCACCGTAAACTTCGGATGTAGATGCCTGCAAAATACGCGCATCACACCTTCTGGCCATTCCAAGCATATTTACCACCCCCACCGTTGAAACTTTGATTGTTTTGATCGGATTTCTCTGGTAATGAATCGGCGATGCCGGACAAGCTAAATTATAGATCTGATCAACCTCCAAAAATAATGGGAAAGTTATATCATGCCTGATTAATTCAAAATTATTATTATCGAGCAGGTCTCGAATATTTTTTTTCTGTCCGGTAAAATAATTATCCACACAGATAACTTCATTACCGCTATTAACCAGACTCTCACATAAATGCGAGCCAATAAACCCCGCTCCGCCTGTTACCAAA
The Patescibacteria group bacterium genome window above contains:
- a CDS encoding glycosyltransferase family 39 protein, with product MQLEKSFLRICFAFAIYLSAILALAVFGFFSKIPVAVVSVMFIALSAYYLLRTVLAPKKEQKNKTAIVSFFIILLFSLIAGYFHHDIPTARDDLSYIYSADRLTQSGSLVWEDYFTRPVHGVRNLDGDKFTSQFLPTYTGYLAVYHMFGGLQFLLWANVLLMLLTFGIFYFLVKELAGGKASLIALIFLLSTYVFFWFPKRTNVENISIFFIWLGVWLAVLAVKKRNPKYIMGGLIPFSLLTLTRPEGLIFFAVYLVVAVYLILYKYRKEFVNNRLSIWLGAGITVLNLVIFYFYVMYYEAGYIMTQALDVIEGFDYIYKNTAILLLSVLLVGGLIFALIKFYKRIDFNRLLFYLIISSIVIFELIFLAFENSGELTWTVYRTQYVFENFAFYFYFIFIFIILLGLRKKLFTVNEFIVTLVLLPAFLFIIEPNIALDQPWFMRRFFPTLIPLFAVLSAVVIVRLDLPKKQLRTAVTLIAIIGIISARTILFFVENKGLTGQVEEFNKIFHKDSLVVMDPGWGWQKIALIQHYFYDMDTLPNIDLYRSEEFKKDLPEVLPMYPDWEQNNDDLLGIMNWQMDKSEQHFINLLDQYEEVYIVTDEESSNYFNGFADQNLESVGNFTFRYKELNKESSITGYIQQTKIIDLKKIRGLQDSIPPNRISRQEINLFIYKVKDIRAYVPFEYVSVMTDDMEKGKYYVTRNELDLQTYKKDLQNVVRDVDLGID
- a CDS encoding glycosyltransferase family 4 protein codes for the protein MARKKVAIIIKYFYPIKRPSGISSFVYQLAKNLANEVDLTVVSYNKEEDDRTSYNHDGYQIIKVSGLFPVQSARKINKLNPDTVIIFSGIFEPLKTVLYFGLISALIKTKNQVFCQATNYNRENLPAIFGMFLKRFKSVIATNEHLFNQYKKIGKDSIIIPPAVSIADIESLTQVKINKPKDLRIGFVGHFYNIKGPDRLLNTFLKINPSNADIIFSGGDGPEKSAIEQTAKKDARVSIIGWQENLMPYIASCDLLVLPYRDSYSVLGVSQAALEAMALSIPVIGTNTPSLAFLIRDGYNGYIIKDDEDLKQKLEYLLNNPEKRLELGRNARDTIEKEFEINKITKAYLNII
- a CDS encoding UDP-glucose/GDP-mannose dehydrogenase family protein; this translates as MKLSVIGIGYVGLVTATCFAELGNTVTCVDIDKKRIENLKKGIIPIYEPGLSELVKKNIKQKRIIFTTSTKLAVLNSTVIFIAVGTPSDKDGQADLKYVKQVAKEISIHMKDYRVVVNKSTVPVGTGDIVTRIIQKKYKGKFSVVSNPEFLREGSAVYDSMNPDRIVIGNGDAKAHKIMEELYRPFKAPIVFTDVKSAELIKYASNSMLATQISFINSLANICEKVGADVDFVAEGMKLDKRIGRHSFLSAGGGYGGSCFPKDVKALIKASDKYGYNFTILKAVESVNEAQKRHVITKTKKLIGSLRGKTIGVWGLAFKPQTDDMREAISIVVIEKLLADGAKVKAFDPVAQDEARNIFKDKIKYCKDVWETAQDVDVLIILTEWPEFKEIDLLKLKKIMDKPYIMDARNIFSLDEMEEKGFHYLSIGR
- a CDS encoding UDP-glucuronic acid decarboxylase family protein, with amino-acid sequence MRILVTGGAGFIGSHLCESLVNSGNEVICVDNYFTGQKKNIRDLLDNNNFELIRHDITFPLFLEVDQIYNLACPASPIHYQRNPIKTIKVSTVGVVNMLGMARRCDARILQASTSEVYGDPKEHPQKEEYWGNVNPIGPRSCYDEGKRVSESLMYAYKFQNKADIRIVRIFNTYGPKMAFNDGRVVSNFILQALKGEDITIYGKGDQTRSFCFVSDMVRGIISMMNSENFGGPVNLGNPVESTIIDLAKKIIDLSGSKSKIIFKDLPQDDPVRRKPDISLAQKKLNWSPEIGIDDGLMKTIQWFKNELAIH
- a CDS encoding glycosyltransferase family 2 protein codes for the protein MRLIVTIPAFNEEENIVEVIKEIPRTIQGISEVKVLVLDDGSTDRTVERAKSAGADYVLSHKKNKGLAATFQDAMAAALENGADVIVNTDGDNHYNQSRIPDLIRPIVDQQADIVIGDREIRKLEYMPAANKYLNLIGSFCVSRLIGIKKTIDVSSGFRAYTREAAMRISILSKHTYTHETLIQAVDHNLIVTSVLIKARKVTRKSRLIKNIPKHLARSIFVILRVFTVYKPLRVLSFMGFVVFIPGLFLVLRFLYFYFFTVRGGEGHIQSLIIAAILILLGFQIFVLGLIASAIGWNRKTLEEILYRNKKNTLQK
- a CDS encoding glycosyltransferase family 2 protein, which encodes MPKKLFIIIVTWNGQKFIQDCLNSVYQQTESGFGVIVVDNKSEDRTREIIKENFKDVILIENDNNQGFAKGNNIGINKALSLGADYVVLLNQDTEVSDNFVKSGVQYLEDNVNVGLASPIIQYPDSDKVWFAGSKLFRGKDILSHPTTKVGEHINKKSALEKIDKNITADWLPACALFIKKDVFQKIGLIDESFFMYGEDLDFSLRALRAGYQLGVVSNMTIVHKEQLNSKISINLGLFKKILYKARARCKIVQRYYSISEKCYYIIKLIYTPFFQLAYAVRKIIS
- a CDS encoding class I SAM-dependent methyltransferase, which produces MNNQKESYEKTEEYYNKYGSWYDDERISGYYEMINKKEVEIVEKYGKDKNVLEIGCGTGIILNEVNKFAHIANGIDLSPGMLERAKEKGLQVQVANAKSIPFNDKTFDVVYSFKVLAHIPEIKETIKEAVRIVKDDGTLILEFYNPYSMKKLTNLIYNVVKKRDVYIRYDSLNKIKSYLPEGWEIVDYCGIKVLAMGQKLSTNPISMSLEKMMAGSFMKRFGGYMVVVIKKKNA
- a CDS encoding glycosyltransferase family 4 protein; translated protein: MKILFITRKYPPKVGGMENYSYGLISNIDCHKHIIALKHSQYHLIWFLPYAFLKSLVMFWHVDIIYLCDSLLAPLGYLLKVITRKPVFVTAHGLDVTYNRFCYQKMVTPFLKKMDRVYAVSQNTVEECVKRGVKRKKCIFIPNGVAQPEPGTKYQKKDLERFLDLSLENKKVLLSLGRLIPRKGVEWFIEEVVEKLPSNIIYVVVGEGENREVIEHSVHDQGLGNRVFIVGRVKDIEREMLFQTADVFVMPNIRVEGDVEGFGIVAIEAAIQGLPVVASNIEGINDAIIEGHNGFLVESGNAQAFEDKIRYILDQEDIKSLSEQVSDYTKQNYSWQHVSNLYLQEFEQWEKNKRISKN